The following are from one region of the Deinococcus ruber genome:
- a CDS encoding carboxypeptidase-like regulatory domain-containing protein — protein MKHAVTLGLVLALSLSACTTSTPPTSSPGGGDMGGTGGGGNTGGGGGTSSGPLQPEPGKVKGTAVDTQGQPLQGTLVWMLPSVADGVVQTHTNAQGQYVTPTLPDEPFDAYAWQQVPYRGQTFCVRLAAASADQYAPFSPKNGVIRTFKWQLTGRMPDQNHDNAYFGAEVRLMNGSWNDTQPLSRDASVEVTLTPDGPLIDGSTGQTMVRTVSFYDGFLYDLPVGHYTVTAAEVQPDGTHTPLVLNGGSGPERFQSTLDFQAEGGPCGGYGGSNGVERALIELARTTQ, from the coding sequence ATGAAACACGCAGTCACGCTCGGTCTGGTTCTCGCCCTTTCACTGTCTGCCTGCACCACCAGCACGCCTCCCACAAGCAGTCCCGGTGGCGGCGATATGGGCGGCACCGGGGGAGGGGGCAACACTGGGGGTGGGGGCGGCACCAGCAGCGGCCCGCTGCAACCAGAGCCGGGGAAGGTCAAAGGCACCGCCGTCGACACGCAGGGGCAGCCTCTTCAGGGCACCCTCGTCTGGATGCTGCCCAGCGTGGCAGACGGCGTGGTTCAGACGCACACGAACGCGCAGGGCCAGTACGTGACGCCCACGCTGCCAGACGAGCCATTCGACGCCTACGCCTGGCAGCAGGTGCCCTACCGGGGCCAGACCTTCTGTGTGCGCCTGGCAGCAGCCTCTGCGGATCAGTACGCGCCCTTTTCTCCAAAGAATGGCGTGATCCGCACCTTCAAATGGCAGCTCACAGGCAGGATGCCCGATCAGAACCACGACAACGCCTATTTCGGGGCCGAGGTGCGGCTGATGAACGGCTCCTGGAACGATACCCAGCCGCTGTCTCGCGACGCGTCCGTGGAGGTCACGCTCACGCCTGACGGCCCGCTGATTGACGGCAGCACCGGGCAGACGATGGTCAGGACGGTCAGCTTTTACGACGGCTTCCTGTACGACCTGCCCGTAGGCCATTACACCGTGACGGCGGCGGAGGTGCAGCCGGACGGCACCCACACGCCGCTGGTGCTGAACGGCGGCAGCGGGCCGGAACGCTTCCAGTCCACGCTGGACTTTCAGGCCGAGGGCGGCCCCTGCGGCGGGTACGGGGGCAGCAACGGAGTCGAGCGCGCCCTGATCGAACTCGCCCGGACCACGCAGTAA
- a CDS encoding carboxypeptidase-like regulatory domain-containing protein, with the protein MRKSLSLLAPLALGLLSAAYGAGAAQPGTVRGVALDSHGHPLKGALVWIMPSVAQGWVAPGVSNGVLQLHTDAKGQYVSPTLPDQPYNVYAWQRVKYAGQTFCVPLAAEKEDGDDAFSARAGAVRNFRWQLTGEMQGQSHDNAYFGAEVRLMNGSWDGTSPMTRDSVVELTLTPDGPLIDGSAGKPLVRKVNFYDGFVYDLPVGHYRVAAAELGPGGTRTPLVLNGGSGAERFQGTLDFQAEGGPCGGYGGSNGVERAFIDLARVGE; encoded by the coding sequence ATGCGAAAATCCCTTTCCCTCCTCGCCCCTCTGGCCCTTGGCCTGCTCTCTGCCGCCTACGGTGCTGGTGCGGCTCAACCCGGCACCGTGCGCGGCGTGGCGCTTGACTCGCACGGCCACCCCCTAAAGGGTGCGCTCGTCTGGATCATGCCCAGCGTGGCCCAGGGCTGGGTCGCCCCCGGCGTCTCGAACGGCGTGCTGCAACTGCACACCGACGCCAAGGGTCAGTACGTTTCACCCACTCTGCCCGACCAGCCCTACAACGTCTACGCGTGGCAACGGGTGAAGTACGCGGGCCAGACGTTTTGCGTGCCCCTCGCTGCCGAGAAGGAGGACGGCGACGATGCATTCTCGGCACGCGCCGGGGCGGTCCGCAACTTCCGCTGGCAGCTCACGGGCGAGATGCAGGGCCAGAGCCACGACAACGCTTATTTCGGGGCCGAGGTGCGCCTGATGAACGGCTCGTGGGACGGTACCTCGCCCATGACGCGCGACTCGGTGGTCGAACTGACCCTGACGCCCGACGGCCCGCTGATCGACGGCAGCGCGGGCAAACCCCTCGTACGCAAGGTGAACTTCTACGACGGCTTCGTCTACGACCTGCCCGTGGGCCACTACAGGGTCGCCGCCGCCGAACTCGGCCCAGGCGGGACGCGCACGCCGCTGGTGCTGAACGGCGGCAGCGGGGCGGAGCGCTTCCAGGGCACGCTGGACTTTCAGGCCGAGGGCGGCCCCTGCGGCGGGTACGGGGGCAGCAACGGTGTCGAACGCGCCTTCATCGATTTGGCGCGGGTCGGCGAGTGA
- a CDS encoding PAS domain-containing protein gives MSNSTPTVDVALLSAGFHASILSTVVVDARTEDHPLIYVNPAFEQLTGYAAADVLGRNCRFLQGDRNQQDQTQRRNLREAIAAEQPVTVVLRNHRRDGTPFLCELTLRFVQDASGTLTHILGF, from the coding sequence ATGAGCAACAGCACGCCAACGGTGGATGTGGCCCTGCTCTCTGCTGGCTTCCACGCCAGCATCCTCAGCACCGTCGTGGTCGACGCACGCACGGAAGATCATCCGCTGATCTACGTCAATCCGGCCTTCGAGCAGCTGACCGGCTACGCTGCTGCTGACGTTCTGGGGCGGAATTGCCGCTTTTTACAGGGCGACCGAAACCAGCAGGACCAGACCCAACGCCGCAACCTGCGAGAGGCCATCGCGGCAGAGCAGCCTGTGACCGTCGTTCTGCGCAATCACCGCAGGGACGGCACGCCGTTCCTGTGCGAACTGACCCTCCGTTTTGTGCAGGACGCCAGCGGAACGCTCACGCACATCCTGGGCTTCTAG
- a CDS encoding PAS domain S-box protein, with protein MTARKQLQATVHRISDPLLSFDLTWNVTYLNAAAAAGAGLPQPELVGQSIFTTHPEVARSPVLLAAQQAADTGTQQRFSAYSSALGKKLEGTAYPADDGVTVLLRDITAEHRAAIDLHATQERFAKIFEASPLPMLITRLSDGRYIDANPAFLQLTGSQTADLTLPQLYADPDDRAAVLHMIRERRPVLDHPVRYRTRSGAIGEASVSVVLVNVAGDICLVELIRDVNNERQAQQRLQASEQAARQLAAELQRTLDLSIDLIATFDAERRFVSVSAAAERLLGYRPEDLIGRPYFEYVHPDDRQRSDDVPPATVLTTFQNRYNRYIRRDGGVIWLEWTAARQPNGLTYAVARDITERRTATADQAFLAAIIHSSPNAIIGLTLDGKVRSWNRGAEQLYGYSAAEMLGHAITKIVPDELLVDEAHFLARAARGERLPSTETIRVSRTGHRIPVQLSLAPIIDSAGAVVGMSKITQDISDRREAERQVHLLNTTLQRKLSHLSGLREIDVSIASNLDLSVTLGVVLDQVLAQVGVDAATASLLDPHTLTLSFTATRGVTKAALLGTTVPLGQGVAGRVALTRQPEIVNELPTNPSSALGQALVNQEGFTSFAAVPMVAKGKVLGVLGVFRRQSFDASSDWLETLQTLAGQAAIAIDSAQLFLELQRTNLELGLAYQDTIEGWARALDLRDKETEGHSRRVTEMAVGLCRALGVRDAELVHIRRGALLHDIGKMGISDAILLKPGPLTAAEWVEMRRHPGYAVELLAPIKFLRPALEIPQHHHEKWDGSGYPQGLRGAAIPLAARAFAVVDVYDALTNDRPYRAAWTRERALAHLQEQAGSHFDPAVVQTFLALEGDAPTAS; from the coding sequence GTGACCGCCCGTAAGCAGCTCCAGGCCACCGTTCACCGCATCTCGGATCCGCTGTTGTCCTTCGATCTGACGTGGAATGTGACGTACCTCAACGCCGCCGCCGCTGCGGGTGCTGGCCTCCCTCAACCCGAGCTGGTGGGCCAGTCCATCTTCACGACTCACCCGGAGGTCGCCCGTTCTCCCGTGCTGCTCGCTGCCCAGCAGGCGGCAGATACTGGCACCCAGCAGCGTTTCAGCGCGTACTCCAGCGCCCTGGGCAAGAAACTGGAAGGCACCGCGTATCCCGCAGACGACGGCGTCACCGTTCTGCTGCGCGACATCACCGCAGAACACCGAGCGGCCATCGATCTGCACGCGACGCAGGAACGCTTCGCCAAGATTTTCGAAGCCAGTCCGCTGCCCATGTTGATCACCCGCCTCAGCGACGGGCGGTACATCGACGCCAATCCCGCGTTCCTGCAGCTGACCGGCTCCCAGACCGCCGACCTCACCCTGCCGCAGCTGTATGCGGACCCAGACGACCGGGCAGCGGTGCTGCACATGATCCGCGAACGCCGTCCCGTCCTCGACCATCCCGTCCGTTACCGGACCAGGTCGGGTGCCATTGGCGAGGCCAGCGTCTCGGTGGTGCTGGTCAACGTCGCCGGTGACATCTGCCTCGTCGAGCTGATACGGGACGTGAACAACGAGCGCCAGGCCCAGCAGCGCCTTCAGGCAAGCGAGCAGGCGGCGCGGCAGCTGGCCGCAGAGCTGCAGCGCACCTTGGACCTCTCGATCGATTTGATCGCCACGTTCGATGCCGAGCGCCGCTTCGTGAGTGTCAGCGCCGCTGCCGAACGCCTGCTCGGCTACCGTCCCGAAGACCTGATCGGCCGCCCCTACTTCGAGTACGTGCATCCAGACGACCGGCAGCGGTCGGACGACGTGCCGCCCGCCACGGTATTGACGACCTTCCAGAACCGCTATAACCGCTATATCCGCAGGGATGGAGGCGTGATCTGGCTGGAGTGGACGGCGGCGCGCCAGCCAAACGGACTGACCTACGCGGTCGCGCGTGACATCACCGAGCGCCGCACCGCCACCGCAGATCAGGCGTTCCTAGCGGCCATCATCCATTCCAGTCCCAACGCCATCATCGGCCTCACGCTGGACGGCAAGGTGCGCTCATGGAACAGAGGGGCCGAACAGCTCTACGGCTATTCCGCCGCCGAAATGCTGGGCCATGCGATCACCAAAATCGTCCCGGACGAACTGCTGGTCGACGAAGCACACTTCCTGGCCCGCGCTGCCCGTGGTGAGCGCCTCCCCAGCACCGAAACCATCCGCGTGTCACGGACCGGACACCGGATTCCGGTGCAGCTCAGTCTGGCTCCGATCATCGACAGTGCCGGTGCGGTGGTGGGAATGTCCAAGATCACGCAGGACATCTCTGATCGCCGGGAAGCAGAGCGGCAAGTTCACCTGCTGAACACCACGCTCCAGCGGAAACTCAGCCACCTGAGCGGGCTGCGTGAGATTGACGTGTCCATCGCCTCCAACCTGGATCTGAGCGTCACCCTCGGCGTCGTGCTCGATCAGGTGCTGGCTCAGGTCGGGGTGGACGCCGCGACCGCGTCCCTCCTCGACCCGCACACCCTGACCCTGTCCTTTACCGCGACCCGTGGTGTGACGAAGGCCGCGCTGCTCGGCACTACCGTCCCGCTGGGGCAAGGCGTGGCTGGCCGGGTGGCGCTAACCCGGCAGCCAGAGATCGTGAATGAACTGCCCACGAATCCCAGCTCCGCACTGGGACAGGCGCTGGTGAATCAAGAAGGCTTTACGTCCTTCGCTGCGGTGCCGATGGTCGCCAAAGGCAAAGTGTTGGGTGTCCTCGGGGTGTTCCGCAGACAGTCCTTCGACGCATCCTCCGACTGGCTGGAGACGTTGCAGACCCTGGCGGGACAGGCAGCCATCGCCATCGACAGTGCCCAGCTGTTTCTCGAACTTCAGCGCACCAATCTGGAACTGGGGCTGGCGTATCAGGACACCATCGAGGGCTGGGCGCGGGCGCTCGATCTGCGCGATAAGGAGACTGAAGGCCACTCCCGGCGAGTCACGGAGATGGCCGTTGGGCTGTGCCGAGCGCTGGGCGTTCGTGATGCCGAGCTGGTGCATATCCGGCGGGGAGCGCTGCTGCACGATATCGGCAAGATGGGAATCTCGGACGCGATTCTGCTGAAACCCGGGCCGCTGACGGCAGCGGAATGGGTGGAGATGCGGCGACACCCGGGCTACGCGGTGGAGTTGCTGGCACCGATCAAGTTTCTCAGGCCCGCGCTGGAGATCCCGCAGCACCACCACGAGAAGTGGGATGGCAGCGGGTATCCGCAGGGGCTGCGGGGCGCAGCGATTCCACTGGCAGCGCGGGCATTTGCGGTGGTGGACGTGTATGACGCGCTGACGAACGACCGCCCGTACCGAGCCGCCTGGACACGGGAACGTGCCCTGGCCCACCTACAGGAACAGGCTGGCAGTCACTTCGATCCGGCGGTGGTGCAGACCTTTCTCGCCCTCGAAGGCGATGCACCGACTGCGTCTTGA
- a CDS encoding 2Fe-2S iron-sulfur cluster-binding protein: MSTRQTRSPDLSPAALNNSDAASLVNVALSVNGQKHELKLDPRVTLLDALREHLELTGSKKGCDHGQCGACTVLVNGSRINSCLTLAVMHGGDEITTIEGLGTPDDLGALQAAFVQHDGYQCGYCTSGQIMSAVAVLDEIGRGIPSHVTADLNEVAYSDDEVRERMSGNICRCAAYPNIVAAIRDVHEQSTQPSGAGAAQ; this comes from the coding sequence ATGAGTACCAGGCAAACACGTTCACCCGATCTTTCTCCTGCCGCGCTGAACAACTCGGATGCAGCGTCGCTGGTCAACGTCGCCCTGAGCGTCAATGGGCAGAAGCATGAGCTGAAGCTCGACCCCCGCGTGACGCTGCTTGATGCCCTGCGCGAGCATCTGGAGCTGACCGGCAGCAAGAAAGGCTGCGATCACGGCCAGTGCGGCGCATGCACGGTGCTGGTGAACGGCAGCCGCATCAACTCGTGCCTGACGCTGGCGGTGATGCACGGCGGAGACGAGATCACGACCATCGAGGGTCTCGGCACGCCAGACGACCTGGGCGCGCTGCAGGCGGCCTTCGTGCAGCACGACGGCTACCAGTGCGGCTACTGCACGTCCGGGCAGATCATGTCGGCAGTGGCGGTGCTGGACGAAATCGGGCGCGGCATTCCCAGCCACGTGACCGCCGATTTGAACGAGGTGGCCTACTCCGACGACGAGGTGCGCGAGCGCATGAGCGGGAACATCTGCCGCTGCGCCGCGTACCCGAACATCGTGGCGGCCATCCGGGACGTGCACGAGCAGAGCACACAGCCTTCCGGTGCCGGGGCAGCGCAGTGA
- a CDS encoding FAD binding domain-containing protein, which produces MRAFTYERVSTPQEAAEAAARTPGAKFIAGGTNLLDLMKLEIEHPAHLIDVNQIGLDTTEPTPDGGLRIGALVRNTDLAADLRVRRDYGVLSRALLAGASGQLRNKATTGGNLLQRSRCPYFYDTNLPCNKREPGTGCGALEGFSRNLAVIGVSDACISQHPSDMAVALRVLDAVVETVQVDGTTRRLPIAEFYRLPGTTPHIENALEPGELITAVTLPRPLGGVHLYRKVRDRASYAFAEVSLAAVLTENRAYLAFGGVAPLPWRNEAAEETGGSAEAMFETIFAGATPTTQNAFKLPLARRLLAAALEQRPGDDSAEGAA; this is translated from the coding sequence GTGAGGGCGTTTACGTACGAGCGCGTCAGCACGCCGCAGGAAGCGGCCGAGGCGGCGGCCCGCACGCCAGGAGCCAAATTCATCGCGGGGGGCACCAACCTGCTCGACCTGATGAAGCTGGAGATCGAGCATCCTGCCCACCTGATCGACGTGAACCAGATCGGGCTGGACACCACCGAGCCCACGCCGGACGGTGGACTGAGGATCGGGGCGCTGGTGCGGAACACCGATCTCGCCGCCGATCTGCGGGTACGCCGCGACTACGGGGTGCTGAGCCGCGCCCTGCTGGCGGGAGCGTCCGGGCAGCTCCGCAACAAGGCCACCACCGGCGGCAACCTGCTTCAGCGCAGCCGCTGTCCGTACTTCTACGACACCAATCTCCCCTGCAACAAGCGCGAGCCGGGCACGGGCTGCGGAGCGCTGGAAGGCTTCAGCCGCAATCTGGCCGTCATCGGGGTGAGCGACGCGTGCATCTCGCAGCACCCGTCGGATATGGCGGTGGCGCTGCGGGTGCTGGACGCGGTGGTGGAGACGGTTCAGGTGGACGGCACCACACGCCGCCTGCCCATCGCGGAGTTTTATCGCCTGCCCGGAACTACGCCGCACATCGAGAACGCGCTGGAGCCGGGCGAACTGATCACGGCGGTGACGCTGCCCAGACCGCTCGGCGGTGTTCATCTGTACCGCAAGGTGCGCGACCGCGCTTCCTACGCGTTTGCCGAGGTGTCGCTGGCCGCCGTTCTGACCGAGAACCGGGCGTATCTGGCGTTCGGTGGCGTGGCCCCACTGCCCTGGCGAAACGAGGCCGCTGAAGAAACGGGCGGCAGCGCCGAGGCCATGTTCGAGACCATCTTCGCCGGAGCCACGCCCACCACCCAGAATGCCTTCAAGCTGCCGCTGGCCCGACGCCTGCTGGCAGCCGCACTGGAGCAGCGCCCCGGAGACGACAGCGCTGAGGGAGCCGCATGA
- a CDS encoding xanthine dehydrogenase family protein molybdopterin-binding subunit: MKFSKPAGINPIDNQKVVTRPHVRLDGPLKVSGKATYAYEYRGEEQAAYGYVLSAGIAKGTIESMDLSRAEAAPGVLLVLTHENMPEQGKSETPVPQQQKASPQLSGPDVSFYHQAIAFVVAKSFEQARAAANMIEVKYTPAKGHYELDKQLKAAKPDEDSEDSVVGDFEQAFRAAPVKVDLTFSTPDQSQSPMEPQASLASWDGDQLTVYTSHQVVHWVQAGLAATLKIPKKNVRILSPFVGGGFGSKLLFFADIVLASVASRLLGQPVKTALTRPQYYNATSHRPATIQRVRLAADRNGQLLAVGHDTWSGNLPGGEGEPAADQTKLLYAGEHRLIRTRKTELDLPPGASMRAPGEAVGLLALEGAMDELAEALDLDPVKLRIINDVQHDPEKGPQRPFSSRRLVDTLYVGADRFGWDKRQKQPGQVREGEWLIGMGMASAFRANMVQPSGAKVILQPDGTLAVETQMTDIGTGSYTILGQVAAEMLGLPLEQVTVRLGDSDYPQAAGSGGSFGANSSASGVYAACTALRNSISQRLGFAVASTTFEDGAVKCGDQQVPLTEVAGNDGLSAEDTMTWGDLTEQYAQASFGAHFAEVAVNSVTGETRVRRMLSVVAIGRVMNPVTARSQCLGGITMGIGSALMERLEVDPRYGLFINHDLAEYQVPVHADIPDLDVVFLEDLDDKSSPIKAKGMGELGICGVGAAVANAMYNATGVRLRDFPLTLDKVLMGWADQEQRRGKKGAKEEVSTA, encoded by the coding sequence ATGAAGTTCAGCAAACCGGCAGGCATCAACCCCATCGATAACCAGAAGGTCGTGACGAGGCCGCATGTCCGCCTTGACGGGCCGCTGAAGGTGAGCGGCAAGGCCACGTATGCCTACGAGTACCGGGGGGAGGAACAGGCCGCCTACGGCTACGTCCTCAGTGCGGGCATCGCGAAAGGAACGATTGAGAGCATGGATCTCAGCCGCGCAGAGGCCGCCCCCGGCGTGCTGCTCGTTCTGACACATGAGAACATGCCGGAGCAGGGCAAGTCGGAAACCCCCGTGCCGCAGCAGCAGAAGGCTTCACCGCAGCTCAGCGGGCCGGACGTCAGCTTCTACCACCAGGCCATCGCCTTCGTGGTGGCGAAGAGCTTCGAGCAGGCCCGTGCCGCCGCCAACATGATCGAGGTGAAGTACACGCCGGCAAAAGGCCACTACGAGCTGGACAAACAGCTGAAGGCTGCGAAGCCCGACGAGGACTCTGAAGACAGCGTGGTGGGCGACTTCGAGCAGGCGTTCAGGGCCGCCCCGGTCAAGGTCGACCTGACGTTCAGCACGCCCGATCAGTCGCAGTCTCCGATGGAGCCGCAGGCCAGCCTGGCGAGCTGGGACGGCGATCAGCTCACGGTGTATACCTCGCATCAGGTGGTGCACTGGGTCCAGGCGGGCCTGGCCGCCACGCTGAAGATCCCGAAAAAGAACGTCCGTATCCTCAGCCCCTTCGTGGGCGGGGGGTTCGGCTCCAAGCTGCTGTTTTTCGCCGATATCGTGCTGGCGTCTGTCGCTTCGCGCCTGCTCGGTCAGCCCGTCAAGACTGCGCTGACCCGCCCGCAGTACTACAACGCCACCAGCCACCGACCCGCCACCATCCAGCGGGTACGGCTGGCGGCAGACAGGAACGGCCAACTGCTCGCCGTCGGGCATGACACCTGGTCGGGCAACCTGCCGGGCGGTGAGGGCGAGCCAGCCGCCGACCAGACCAAGCTGCTGTACGCTGGAGAGCACCGGCTGATCCGCACCCGCAAGACCGAGCTGGATCTGCCGCCGGGGGCCAGCATGCGTGCGCCTGGCGAGGCGGTCGGCCTGCTGGCGCTGGAAGGCGCGATGGATGAACTGGCCGAGGCCCTGGATCTCGATCCGGTGAAACTCCGCATCATCAACGACGTGCAGCACGACCCCGAGAAGGGACCGCAGCGCCCGTTTTCCTCACGCCGCCTGGTGGATACGCTGTACGTCGGGGCGGACCGGTTCGGCTGGGACAAGCGTCAGAAGCAGCCCGGGCAGGTGCGGGAGGGCGAGTGGCTGATCGGGATGGGCATGGCCTCGGCCTTCCGCGCCAACATGGTGCAGCCGTCGGGCGCGAAGGTGATTCTTCAGCCGGACGGCACGCTGGCAGTCGAAACCCAGATGACCGACATCGGCACCGGCAGCTACACGATTCTGGGGCAGGTGGCCGCCGAAATGCTGGGCCTGCCCCTCGAACAGGTAACGGTGCGCCTGGGTGACTCCGATTATCCACAGGCCGCCGGGTCGGGCGGATCGTTCGGAGCCAACAGCTCGGCCTCGGGCGTGTATGCCGCCTGCACGGCGCTCCGCAACTCCATCTCGCAGCGGCTGGGGTTTGCCGTCGCCAGCACCACCTTCGAGGACGGCGCCGTGAAGTGCGGAGATCAGCAGGTGCCGCTGACCGAGGTGGCGGGGAACGACGGCCTGAGCGCCGAGGACACCATGACCTGGGGCGACCTGACGGAGCAGTACGCGCAGGCCAGCTTCGGAGCGCACTTCGCGGAAGTGGCGGTCAACAGCGTGACTGGCGAGACGCGGGTGCGGCGCATGCTGAGCGTGGTCGCCATCGGGCGGGTGATGAACCCGGTCACTGCCCGCAGTCAGTGCCTGGGCGGCATCACGATGGGCATCGGGTCCGCGCTGATGGAGCGGCTTGAAGTGGATCCCCGCTACGGCCTGTTCATCAATCACGATCTGGCCGAGTATCAGGTGCCGGTTCACGCCGATATTCCCGACCTGGACGTGGTGTTTCTGGAAGACCTGGACGACAAGTCTTCTCCGATCAAGGCCAAGGGCATGGGCGAACTGGGCATCTGCGGAGTGGGGGCGGCCGTGGCAAACGCCATGTACAACGCCACCGGCGTGCGCCTGCGCGACTTCCCACTGACCCTGGACAAAGTGCTGATGGGCTGGGCCGATCAGGAACAGCGCCGGGGGAAGAAGGGCGCGAAGGAGGAAGTCAGTACCGCCTGA
- a CDS encoding amidase — MNDADLLFVGVAQLGALYRSGQLSPVEVTRRCLERIEALDPALNAFITVTAEQALRQAALAEQELRAGHDRGPLHGVPIALKDLIDTAGIRTTCASRILHGHIPQRDAVIVRHLNAAGAVSLGKTNCSEFAMGVPHPDYGQSNNPWDPARTSGASSGGSAAAVAAGLCFAAVGTDTGGSIRIPASYCGLAGLKPTYGLVDVQGVFPLSWSLDHAGPLARSSADAALLLGAMTGQPFQQEVSLNGKRFGIIQRSGPGMQPEVTAVFDAACDTLRAAGAEVVSTEVPGLEQVDAALLAVLLPEAAAIHAQWIGSRADEYADITRQQIEMGFAVPAVTHVRAQQFRRWLTRQFLEAFRSVDALISPAVAWVAPKEDPAFTGGDGAVEGTRSSPHNLTGLPALSVNAGFGEGGLPVGLQIVTRPHTDALCLGLGSAMETAFALQKARPAIGS; from the coding sequence ATGAATGACGCAGACCTGCTCTTTGTCGGGGTCGCTCAACTCGGGGCGCTGTACCGTTCCGGGCAGCTCTCCCCGGTCGAAGTGACCCGGCGCTGCCTGGAGCGGATCGAGGCGCTGGACCCGGCGCTGAATGCCTTTATTACCGTCACGGCGGAACAAGCGCTCCGGCAGGCGGCGCTGGCCGAACAGGAACTGCGGGCTGGACATGACCGAGGTCCGCTGCACGGCGTGCCCATTGCGCTCAAGGACCTGATCGATACGGCCGGCATTCGCACCACCTGCGCGTCCCGCATTCTGCACGGTCACATTCCGCAGCGCGACGCGGTCATCGTGCGGCATCTGAACGCGGCGGGGGCCGTCAGTCTGGGCAAGACCAACTGCTCGGAGTTCGCCATGGGCGTTCCGCACCCTGACTACGGCCAGTCGAACAATCCCTGGGACCCGGCACGGACCTCCGGCGCGTCGAGCGGTGGGTCGGCGGCCGCCGTGGCGGCGGGCCTGTGCTTCGCGGCGGTGGGCACCGATACCGGGGGTTCGATCCGGATTCCAGCCAGTTACTGCGGCTTGGCGGGTCTGAAACCGACGTATGGGCTGGTGGACGTACAGGGCGTGTTTCCCCTCTCGTGGTCGCTCGATCACGCCGGGCCACTGGCACGCAGCAGCGCCGACGCCGCCCTGCTGCTCGGCGCCATGACCGGCCAGCCGTTCCAGCAGGAGGTGTCGCTGAACGGCAAACGCTTCGGGATCATCCAGCGCAGCGGGCCAGGCATGCAGCCGGAGGTGACGGCTGTTTTCGACGCTGCCTGTGACACCCTGCGGGCCGCTGGAGCAGAGGTCGTGAGCACCGAGGTTCCAGGGCTGGAGCAGGTTGACGCCGCGCTCCTGGCAGTTCTCCTCCCGGAGGCGGCGGCGATTCATGCTCAGTGGATCGGGAGCCGCGCCGACGAGTACGCGGACATCACCCGGCAGCAGATCGAGATGGGCTTCGCCGTTCCTGCCGTCACCCACGTCCGGGCGCAGCAGTTCCGACGCTGGTTGACCCGCCAGTTCCTGGAGGCGTTTCGTTCGGTCGATGCCCTGATCTCGCCCGCCGTCGCCTGGGTGGCACCGAAAGAAGACCCGGCGTTCACGGGAGGCGACGGGGCCGTGGAGGGAACGCGCTCGTCGCCGCATAACCTGACGGGGCTGCCAGCCCTTTCGGTCAATGCCGGATTCGGCGAGGGTGGGCTCCCAGTCGGCCTTCAGATCGTGACCAGACCCCATACCGACGCCCTGTGTCTGGGTCTCGGATCGGCGATGGAGACGGCATTTGCACTGCAAAAGGCCCGGCCAGCGATTGGAAGCTGA